A single Pseudodesulfovibrio aespoeensis Aspo-2 DNA region contains:
- the thiS gene encoding sulfur carrier protein ThiS has translation MIVMVNGKEMEIAPEQTVLGLLNAMSVAPDTVVVECNGGIVPSAAFARTGLSDGDHLEVLRFVGGG, from the coding sequence ATGATTGTCATGGTCAATGGAAAGGAAATGGAGATCGCCCCGGAGCAGACCGTGCTCGGCCTGCTTAACGCCATGAGCGTTGCGCCGGACACGGTGGTGGTCGAGTGCAATGGCGGGATTGTCCCATCAGCCGCATTTGCCCGGACCGGTTTGAGTGACGGCGATCATCTTGAAGTGCTGCGCTTTGTGGGCGGCGGCTAG
- a CDS encoding thiazole synthase, giving the protein MTSDGFEIGGATLESRLFTGTGKYADDSVIPEVCTASGSQVVTVALRRVDLDSATGNVMDCIPKHMRLLPNTSGARTADEAVRIARLARAMGCGDWVKVEVISDNRYLLPDGYETCRATEILASEGFVVLPYINADLYVARSLADAGAAAIMPLGAPIGTNRGLRTREMIRILIEEMDLPVIVDAGIGRPSEACEAMEMGAAACLVNTAIATAGDPVTMARAFGRAVRAGREAYLAGLGASRGLASASSPLTGFLGEAQS; this is encoded by the coding sequence ATGACAAGCGACGGATTTGAAATAGGCGGCGCGACCCTTGAGAGCCGGTTGTTCACCGGCACCGGGAAATACGCAGACGACTCGGTCATCCCGGAGGTCTGTACGGCCTCGGGTTCGCAGGTGGTCACCGTGGCCCTGCGCCGGGTGGACCTTGACTCGGCCACGGGCAATGTCATGGACTGCATCCCCAAGCACATGCGGCTGTTGCCCAACACTTCAGGCGCCAGGACCGCCGACGAGGCGGTGCGCATCGCCCGGCTGGCACGGGCTATGGGCTGCGGCGACTGGGTCAAGGTCGAGGTCATCTCCGACAACCGCTACCTCCTGCCCGACGGCTACGAGACGTGCCGGGCCACGGAGATTCTCGCCTCCGAAGGGTTCGTGGTCCTGCCCTACATCAACGCGGACCTGTATGTGGCCCGCAGTCTGGCCGATGCCGGGGCCGCGGCGATCATGCCCCTTGGCGCGCCCATCGGCACCAACCGGGGGCTCAGAACCCGCGAGATGATCCGCATCCTCATCGAGGAGATGGACCTACCGGTCATCGTGGACGCGGGCATTGGCCGCCCCTCCGAGGCGTGCGAGGCCATGGAGATGGGCGCGGCGGCCTGTCTCGTGAACACGGCCATTGCCACGGCAGGCGATCCGGTGACCATGGCCCGTGCCTTTGGCCGGGCGGTCCGGGCCGGGCGCGAGGCATATCTGGCGGGCCTTGGCGCGTCACGCGGCCTGGCCTCGGCCTCGTCGCCGCTGACAGGCTTCCTGGGCGAGGCGCAATCATGA
- the thiH gene encoding 2-iminoacetate synthase ThiH produces MSFYAQCAQYGAMPLAGRFAAVTGDDVRRVLAGPCRAPGDLLALLSPAATPFLEEMAGQASQLTLQHFGRTIQLFTPLYLSNHCANHCVYCGFNATNVIPRSQLTLEQVEIEARAIAATGLRQLLILTGESRAKASPEYLEACLGVLRRHFPSVSIEIYAMEQDEYERMIRAGIDGLTLFQETYDEVLYAQLHPRGPKRDYRFRLDAPERGCRAGMRVVNIGALLGLGDWRKDALLTGLHAAYLQRKYPEVDIAVSLPRMRPHAGAFQPASLVSDADLVQIMLAFRLFLPRLGITISTRETARLRDNLLPLGVTRMSAGVSTAVGGHSQEGDKVGQFEISDDRSVDAMCAMLKARGFQPVFADWQPPADRPVAWQRADRRQGCAP; encoded by the coding sequence ATGAGTTTCTACGCCCAGTGCGCGCAGTATGGGGCCATGCCTCTGGCCGGACGGTTTGCCGCCGTCACCGGCGACGACGTGCGCCGCGTCCTGGCCGGGCCATGCCGCGCGCCCGGCGATCTGCTGGCCCTGCTCAGCCCGGCTGCCACGCCGTTTCTGGAGGAAATGGCCGGGCAGGCCAGCCAATTGACGCTCCAGCATTTCGGCAGGACCATCCAGCTGTTCACGCCGCTCTATCTCTCCAATCACTGCGCCAACCACTGCGTTTACTGCGGGTTCAACGCCACCAACGTCATCCCGCGCTCCCAGCTCACGCTGGAACAGGTGGAGATCGAGGCCAGGGCCATCGCGGCCACCGGCCTGCGCCAGCTGCTCATCCTCACGGGCGAGTCGCGGGCCAAGGCGTCGCCCGAGTACCTGGAGGCATGCCTTGGCGTGCTGCGTCGCCATTTTCCTTCTGTCTCCATAGAAATATACGCCATGGAACAGGACGAATACGAGCGCATGATCCGGGCCGGGATCGACGGCCTGACCCTGTTTCAGGAGACCTACGACGAAGTGTTGTATGCACAGCTCCACCCGCGCGGTCCCAAACGCGACTACCGCTTTCGGCTCGACGCGCCGGAGCGGGGGTGCCGGGCCGGGATGCGCGTGGTCAACATCGGCGCGCTGCTCGGTCTTGGCGACTGGCGCAAGGACGCCTTGCTGACCGGCCTGCACGCCGCCTATCTGCAACGGAAATATCCCGAGGTGGACATCGCCGTGTCCCTGCCGCGCATGCGGCCCCACGCGGGTGCGTTCCAGCCCGCGTCTCTCGTCTCTGATGCCGATCTGGTCCAGATCATGCTCGCCTTCCGGCTCTTCCTGCCCCGCCTGGGCATCACCATCTCCACCCGCGAGACGGCCCGGCTGCGCGACAACCTGCTGCCGCTGGGCGTCACGCGCATGTCCGCCGGGGTGTCCACCGCCGTGGGCGGCCACTCGCAGGAAGGCGACAAGGTGGGCCAGTTCGAGATCAGCGACGACCGTAGCGTGGACGCGATGTGCGCCATGCTCAAGGCGCGCGGCTTCCAGCCCGTGTTTGCCGACTGGCAGCCCCCGGCGGACCGCCCTGTGGCCTGGCAGCGGGCCGATCGGCGGCAGGGATGCGCGCCATGA
- the thiF gene encoding sulfur carrier protein ThiS adenylyltransferase ThiF produces the protein MRAMNAAEQGIAVHLGAARLRHLQSVTVGIAGVGGLGSNCAMLLARSGFKRFVLVDFDCVDGSNLNRQTYGADQIGQLKVTALSHNLLAVNPDLCIDPRTVRVTPESMEAVFAGCDAVVEAFDDPQCKRALVEALVPTGVLVVAASGIGGHGNADAIVTRRVRDNFIMIGDMETECSAEHPPLAPRVALAAAKQADAVLSHFLNIFNGQGGA, from the coding sequence ATGCGCGCCATGAACGCCGCCGAGCAAGGCATCGCGGTCCATCTGGGCGCGGCGCGGCTGCGTCATCTCCAGTCCGTGACCGTGGGCATCGCCGGGGTCGGGGGGCTGGGCAGCAACTGCGCCATGCTCCTGGCGCGCAGCGGGTTCAAGCGGTTCGTGCTGGTCGATTTCGACTGCGTGGACGGCTCGAACCTCAACCGGCAAACGTATGGCGCGGACCAGATCGGCCAGCTCAAGGTGACGGCCCTGTCGCACAACCTGCTGGCCGTGAATCCGGACCTGTGCATCGACCCGCGCACCGTGCGCGTCACGCCTGAGAGCATGGAGGCCGTGTTCGCGGGGTGCGACGCGGTGGTCGAGGCCTTTGACGATCCGCAGTGCAAGCGTGCGCTGGTGGAAGCGCTGGTCCCCACAGGCGTGCTGGTGGTGGCTGCGTCCGGCATCGGTGGCCACGGCAATGCGGACGCCATTGTCACCCGCCGGGTGCGCGACAATTTCATCATGATCGGGGACATGGAGACCGAATGCTCCGCAGAGCACCCGCCGCTTGCGCCGCGCGTGGCCCTGGCCGCCGCCAAGCAGGCGGACGCGGTGCTGAGTCATTTTCTCAACATATTCAACGGGCAAGGAGGCGCATGA
- the thiE gene encoding thiamine phosphate synthase yields the protein MGAREITRQSILDTDIYCLTAEKFSRGRSNVEVVRAMLNHGIRLVQYREKDKKMGSKYEECLEIRRMTREAGAAFVVNDDIDLAVLVGADGVHIGQEDLPVEAVRRLVGEGMAIGLSTHSPEEALAAVQRGADYIGVGPIFRTFTKEDVCDPVGYEYLEYVAREIDIPFVAIGGIKRHNVAEVVRRGARCVALITEIVEADDIGTAISELREAMQSAKEQS from the coding sequence ATGGGCGCGCGAGAAATCACCCGTCAGTCCATTCTGGACACCGACATCTATTGCCTGACCGCCGAGAAGTTCTCGCGCGGCAGGAGCAACGTCGAGGTGGTCCGGGCCATGCTCAATCATGGCATCCGGCTTGTCCAGTATCGCGAGAAGGACAAGAAAATGGGTTCCAAGTACGAGGAATGTCTCGAAATCCGCCGCATGACCCGCGAGGCCGGGGCCGCCTTCGTGGTCAACGACGACATCGACCTTGCCGTGCTGGTGGGGGCGGACGGCGTGCATATCGGCCAGGAGGATTTGCCGGTGGAGGCCGTGCGCCGTTTGGTGGGCGAGGGCATGGCCATCGGCCTGTCCACACACTCGCCCGAGGAGGCGCTGGCCGCCGTGCAGCGCGGGGCCGACTACATCGGCGTGGGGCCGATCTTTCGCACCTTTACCAAGGAGGATGTCTGCGACCCCGTGGGCTACGAATATCTGGAATACGTGGCCCGCGAAATCGACATCCCCTTTGTCGCCATCGGCGGCATCAAGCGGCACAACGTGGCCGAGGTGGTGCGCCGTGGAGCGCGCTGCGTGGCCCTGATCACGGAAATAGTCGAGGCCGACGACATCGGCACCGCAATCAGCGAACTGCGTGAGGCCATGCAGTCCGCCAAGGAGCAATCATGA
- the thiC gene encoding phosphomethylpyrimidine synthase ThiC has protein sequence MKYTTQMDAARKGIVTPQIETVARKENMRVEDLMERMARGAVIIPANRNHVNLDPEGVGEGMRIKINVNLGISKDCSAIEPELDKVRAALDLKAEAIMDLSCYGKTQEFRKRLVEMSPAMIGTVPIYDAVGFYDKNLQDITVDEFFDVVRKHVEDGVDFLTIHCGLNRHTAEKIKKAKRLTNIVSRGGSLLFTWMEINQAENPFYEHFDRLLDICEEYDVTLSLGDGCRPGCLHDATDACQVEELITLGELTKRAWERNVQVMIEGPGHMAMNEIPGNMMMEKRLCHGAPFYVLGPLVTDVAPGYDHITAAIGGAIAGMSGADFLCYVTPAEHLRLPTLDDMKEGIIATRIAAHAADVAKGYPGARAWDDSMSKARAALDWPGMFDLAMDPVKPRQYRESSKPEHEDSCTMCGKMCAVRNMNRILEGKDIQLDD, from the coding sequence ATGAAATACACGACCCAGATGGACGCGGCCCGCAAGGGCATCGTCACCCCCCAGATTGAGACCGTGGCCCGCAAGGAGAACATGCGCGTGGAGGATCTCATGGAGCGCATGGCCCGCGGCGCGGTGATCATCCCGGCCAATCGCAACCACGTCAATCTCGACCCCGAGGGCGTGGGCGAGGGCATGCGCATCAAGATCAACGTCAACCTCGGCATTTCCAAGGATTGCAGTGCCATCGAGCCGGAACTGGACAAGGTGCGCGCCGCGCTCGACCTCAAGGCCGAGGCCATCATGGACCTGAGCTGCTACGGCAAGACCCAGGAGTTTCGCAAACGGCTGGTGGAGATGTCCCCGGCCATGATCGGCACCGTGCCCATCTACGACGCCGTGGGCTTCTACGACAAGAACCTTCAGGACATCACGGTGGACGAGTTCTTTGACGTGGTCCGCAAGCACGTCGAGGACGGCGTTGACTTCCTGACCATCCACTGCGGCCTGAACCGGCACACTGCCGAGAAGATCAAAAAGGCCAAGCGGCTGACCAACATCGTCTCGCGCGGCGGTTCCCTGCTCTTCACCTGGATGGAGATCAACCAGGCCGAGAACCCGTTCTATGAGCACTTCGACCGGCTGCTTGACATCTGCGAGGAGTACGACGTGACCCTGAGCCTTGGCGATGGCTGCCGCCCCGGCTGCCTGCACGACGCCACGGACGCCTGCCAGGTGGAGGAACTGATCACCCTGGGCGAGCTGACCAAACGCGCCTGGGAGCGCAACGTCCAGGTCATGATCGAGGGGCCGGGCCACATGGCCATGAACGAGATACCGGGCAACATGATGATGGAAAAACGGCTCTGCCACGGTGCGCCGTTCTACGTCCTCGGCCCGCTGGTCACGGACGTGGCTCCGGGCTACGACCATATCACCGCGGCCATCGGCGGGGCCATCGCGGGCATGTCCGGTGCGGACTTCCTGTGCTACGTCACCCCGGCGGAGCACCTGCGCCTGCCCACGCTGGACGACATGAAGGAAGGCATCATCGCCACCCGCATTGCGGCCCACGCGGCGGACGTGGCCAAGGGCTACCCCGGCGCGCGCGCCTGGGACGACTCCATGAGCAAGGCCCGCGCCGCCCTCGACTGGCCCGGCATGTTCGACCTGGCCATGGACCCGGTCAAGCCGCGCCAGTATCGCGAATCCTCCAAGCCGGAACACGAGGACTCCTGCACCATGTGCGGCAAGATGTGCGCCGTGCGCAACATGAACCGCATCCTTGAGGGCAAGGATATTCAGCTGGACGATTGA
- a CDS encoding L,D-transpeptidase family protein, whose amino-acid sequence MPRPFRFAALVFCIGLLMHTPGFAGPGSPIGSDTRQLLVVTTLGWDATDARLALYDRAEPGAPWQLRLGPLPAVVGRAGLAWGIGLHPDPPPDAPRKREGDGKAPAGVFGLGQTFGAAPPESATPRHMPYIRTTPTLQCVDDPASSLYNRLADTAATPPTWASAETMARPDGLYRHGAVVLHNDAPPKPGCGSCIFLHIWEGAVIPTSGCTAMAETDLIALLKLLDQKSNPLLVQLPEVEYEERKEGWGLP is encoded by the coding sequence ATGCCCCGACCGTTCAGATTCGCGGCCCTGGTTTTCTGCATCGGGCTGCTCATGCATACGCCGGGTTTTGCCGGTCCTGGTTCGCCCATCGGCAGCGACACGCGTCAGCTGCTCGTGGTCACCACCCTGGGCTGGGACGCCACCGACGCCCGGCTCGCGCTCTATGATCGGGCCGAACCGGGCGCGCCCTGGCAACTGCGGCTCGGCCCGCTGCCTGCCGTGGTTGGCCGCGCCGGTCTGGCCTGGGGCATCGGCCTGCACCCCGACCCTCCCCCGGACGCCCCCCGCAAGCGGGAAGGGGACGGCAAGGCCCCGGCTGGCGTCTTTGGCCTGGGCCAAACCTTTGGGGCCGCGCCCCCGGAATCCGCCACGCCCCGGCACATGCCCTACATCCGGACCACCCCCACGCTTCAATGCGTGGATGACCCGGCCTCGTCCCTCTACAACCGGCTCGCGGATACTGCCGCGACCCCGCCCACCTGGGCCAGCGCCGAAACCATGGCTCGCCCGGACGGCCTCTACCGCCACGGCGCGGTGGTCCTGCACAACGACGCCCCGCCCAAACCCGGCTGCGGCTCCTGCATCTTCCTCCATATCTGGGAGGGGGCCGTTATCCCCACCAGCGGCTGCACGGCCATGGCCGAGACCGATCTGATCGCGTTGCTCAAATTATTGGATCAAAAGTCGAATCCCCTGCTTGTCCAGCTTCCTGAGGTGGAGTATGAGGAGAGAAAAGAGGGGTGGGGGTTGCCTTGA
- a CDS encoding ABC transporter substrate-binding protein — translation MKIYWIIAMAVIGLSLGSTPCQGREKVLVIHSYDQELDWTRQCNRGISGVLADTVALEYVYLDTKRIPQSEFQQRADEAIEIFRRVAPDVVMLGDDNALRLLGPLIAETGTRVVYFGINGNPRSYFTSMPENVIGILERIQLFPWARYLTEIVPEVRNMLVLMDDSTSSRGLVEVTFAGRRQLEFNDCTISYKTTSSWAQWQRIVLEPDAYDVILTPLYHALKDDTGAHVSYAEVIRWTSKNSAVPVFATQDYAVGDDGVVGACTIFGEDHGRMAALLVKGILEGEDLLELSVAKDQKGTFYFNKKQLHRFRLTLPPSIRDQVIYR, via the coding sequence ATGAAAATATATTGGATCATTGCCATGGCTGTGATCGGGTTGTCGCTGGGAAGCACTCCCTGCCAGGGGCGGGAGAAGGTTCTCGTGATTCACAGCTACGACCAGGAATTGGACTGGACCAGGCAGTGCAATCGGGGGATATCCGGCGTCCTCGCCGACACTGTCGCCCTGGAGTATGTCTATCTTGATACCAAGAGAATCCCGCAATCGGAATTTCAACAGAGGGCTGATGAAGCGATTGAAATCTTCCGTCGGGTCGCCCCGGACGTGGTCATGCTCGGCGACGACAATGCCTTGCGCCTGCTCGGGCCATTGATCGCTGAGACAGGAACGCGGGTTGTGTATTTTGGCATCAACGGCAACCCTCGCAGCTATTTTACTTCAATGCCGGAAAACGTGATCGGCATACTTGAACGCATACAGCTGTTCCCGTGGGCTCGATATCTGACTGAGATTGTCCCTGAAGTGAGAAACATGCTCGTGCTTATGGATGATAGTACATCATCCAGGGGGCTTGTTGAGGTGACATTCGCCGGGAGGAGGCAGTTGGAGTTCAACGATTGCACCATCAGCTACAAAACCACGAGCAGTTGGGCGCAGTGGCAGCGTATCGTTCTGGAACCGGACGCGTACGACGTGATCCTCACGCCCCTTTACCACGCCTTGAAAGATGACACCGGGGCGCATGTTTCATACGCAGAGGTCATCCGCTGGACCTCCAAGAACAGTGCGGTGCCTGTCTTTGCAACCCAGGACTATGCCGTTGGCGATGACGGAGTGGTTGGGGCCTGTACCATTTTTGGAGAAGACCATGGCCGCATGGCCGCGCTCCTGGTCAAAGGCATTCTTGAGGGAGAGGATCTTCTTGAATTGTCAGTGGCAAAGGATCAAAAAGGGACATTTTACTTCAACAAGAAGCAACTGCACCGTTTTAGGCTGACGCTCCCGCCGAGCATCCGGGATCAGGTCATTTACCGTTGA
- a CDS encoding GNAT family N-acetyltransferase, which translates to MRKHDIRTATRTDIEAISRLYENLLHEWNVPPGDDAARGYLHLLERQLEQGAVFIAERDGTLAGAMSYIDAALTQLVPEGRAHLTSAVVVPAHRRRGIASALLHAIASNCRRLGIRRITTDCARDNTAALGLLMRQGFREYDETSRLNQTPADIFLEIDTEMLTAGGQDGRKDQN; encoded by the coding sequence ATGCGAAAGCACGACATAAGAACGGCGACGAGGACGGACATCGAGGCCATCAGCCGCCTTTACGAAAACCTGCTGCACGAATGGAACGTCCCGCCGGGCGACGATGCGGCGCGGGGATACCTACACCTGCTCGAAAGGCAACTGGAGCAGGGCGCGGTGTTCATCGCCGAACGGGACGGCACGCTGGCCGGGGCCATGTCCTACATCGACGCGGCGCTGACGCAGCTCGTTCCCGAAGGCAGGGCGCACCTGACCTCGGCCGTGGTCGTCCCGGCCCACCGGCGTCGGGGAATCGCCTCGGCCCTGCTCCACGCCATCGCATCCAACTGCCGCCGCCTCGGAATCCGAAGGATCACCACGGACTGCGCGCGGGACAATACGGCCGCCCTCGGCCTGCTCATGCGACAGGGCTTCCGCGAATACGACGAAACGTCTCGCCTCAACCAGACCCCGGCGGACATTTTCCTCGAAATCGATACGGAAATGCTGACCGCGGGCGGGCAGGACGGCCGGAAGGATCAAAACTAG
- a CDS encoding adenosine deaminase family protein produces MHFLGAIDAPAGPTDRPGVSSPVRMSTDDFVREYFQRRAVIRTVDDIRRHACLYLERAHTLGVRHVEIMVALPLFPEFPIASVLGAFQESFHTASRRHGTSGGVVVDMIRDAGPEHAMRLLDKTARCDPGVVAGFGLGGAENSHPPSAFTQVFQSARALGYRTSVHVGEQVRGTILETLLALRPDRVEHATTVLEEPKATALLARNRTPVTVCLTSNERLGVVPPGAHPLRAMLEAGLNVSLHTDDPAIFGCDLVSEYCKAGREYGMDIPELRRLAANSFQSCFIGAGRCESTT; encoded by the coding sequence GTGCACTTCCTGGGCGCCATCGATGCCCCGGCCGGCCCCACGGACCGGCCGGGCGTATCGTCTCCGGTGCGGATGTCCACGGACGATTTCGTCCGGGAATACTTCCAACGCCGAGCCGTGATCCGGACCGTGGACGATATCCGGCGGCACGCCTGCCTTTATCTCGAACGGGCGCACACGCTCGGCGTCCGCCATGTGGAAATCATGGTTGCGCTGCCGCTCTTTCCGGAATTCCCCATTGCGAGTGTCCTCGGCGCATTCCAGGAGTCATTTCATACGGCCTCCCGGCGCCACGGCACGAGCGGAGGCGTGGTCGTGGATATGATCCGGGACGCGGGCCCGGAGCACGCCATGCGGCTCCTCGACAAGACGGCCCGCTGCGATCCCGGCGTGGTCGCTGGATTCGGCCTCGGAGGCGCTGAAAACAGCCATCCGCCGAGCGCCTTCACCCAAGTGTTCCAATCGGCGCGAGCGCTGGGGTATCGCACCAGCGTACATGTCGGCGAGCAGGTCCGGGGCACGATCCTCGAAACGCTCCTGGCGCTGCGACCGGACCGCGTCGAACATGCGACGACGGTGCTTGAGGAACCCAAGGCGACGGCGCTCCTGGCAAGGAACCGCACGCCCGTCACGGTGTGCCTGACGAGCAACGAACGCCTGGGCGTCGTGCCTCCGGGAGCGCATCCCCTTCGCGCCATGCTTGAAGCGGGACTGAACGTGAGTCTGCACACGGATGATCCCGCGATATTCGGCTGCGACCTCGTCTCCGAATACTGCAAGGCGGGCCGCGAATATGGCATGGACATCCCGGAGCTGCGCCGATTGGCGGCAAACTCATTCCAATCCTGTTTCATCGGAGCGGGACGATGCGAAAGCACGACATAA
- a CDS encoding radical SAM protein, which yields MGRDEITLRGPLWVQADITTSCSLSCRYCYASHWKEERHIDTERFLELLAEMDEMGVFLLLLAGGEPLRHPDFFRILEAAIQTRMSVSVLTNGTESPELAVRLAECHKNIHPFVVQVSLDHPSEAVNDRTRGKTASVRQFIHTLAENGLTPQIATVITTVNKDRLGDLFHAFHPTIRAFHFMNLMPPERPTRELDSLMPTDEQLRDSYALLAEQMRNFPDIRVSHPQMMCSPTATSLFRESTAEGHGCTACGTHVGIAPNLDMVACSLVPSSVVGSLRESGMKELWNSAQKSHFETFPEPICQARGDCPSSPPQV from the coding sequence ATGGGACGAGACGAAATAACGCTTCGGGGGCCGCTCTGGGTCCAGGCGGACATCACCACGAGCTGTTCCCTTTCGTGCCGCTACTGTTATGCGAGCCATTGGAAGGAAGAGCGGCACATCGACACGGAACGGTTCCTCGAACTGCTTGCGGAAATGGATGAAATGGGCGTCTTCCTCCTGCTGCTGGCCGGAGGGGAGCCGCTGCGGCACCCGGACTTCTTCCGCATCCTGGAGGCCGCCATCCAGACGAGAATGTCCGTCTCCGTCCTCACCAACGGCACGGAATCGCCGGAACTCGCGGTGCGGCTCGCGGAATGCCACAAGAACATCCACCCGTTCGTCGTCCAGGTATCGCTGGACCATCCTTCGGAGGCGGTCAACGACCGCACGCGAGGCAAGACCGCTTCCGTGAGGCAGTTCATCCACACCCTGGCCGAAAACGGCCTCACGCCGCAAATCGCCACCGTGATCACCACGGTCAACAAGGACCGGCTGGGGGACCTTTTCCATGCCTTCCACCCGACCATCCGGGCCTTCCACTTCATGAACCTGATGCCGCCGGAGCGTCCCACACGAGAGCTCGACTCCCTCATGCCCACGGATGAACAGCTCCGCGACTCCTACGCACTGCTCGCCGAACAGATGCGGAATTTCCCGGATATCCGTGTCTCGCACCCGCAGATGATGTGCTCGCCAACCGCCACCTCCCTGTTCCGGGAATCCACGGCCGAGGGGCACGGCTGCACCGCCTGCGGCACGCACGTGGGCATCGCTCCGAACCTCGACATGGTGGCCTGTTCGCTGGTTCCTTCCTCCGTGGTGGGCTCCCTGCGTGAATCGGGGATGAAGGAATTGTGGAATTCCGCCCAAAAATCGCACTTCGAGACATTCCCGGAGCCGATCTGCCAAGCGCGAGGAGACTGTCCGTCATCGCCGCCCCAAGTCTAG
- a CDS encoding glycosyltransferase family 2 protein: MSNQEKFSVVLPVYNEQDNLETLFAEIRRAADSTGRPWEAVFVDDCSTDRSLSIIRGLAERHAEVRYVAFAENRGQSAAFCAGFDAADSQVVVTMDSDLQNDPADIPKMLAAFGDECEMVIGWRAKRKDTLVKRLSSRIANAIRDWFTDDGVHDTGCSLKVMRADLLRRLPRFKNMHRYFPILMKMQGARIHEVKVNHRQRFSGVSKYGTLDRALAGIYDLIGVQWLIKRHIDYAVKEKK; this comes from the coding sequence ATGAGCAACCAAGAGAAATTTTCCGTGGTGCTGCCGGTCTACAACGAGCAGGACAACCTTGAGACCCTGTTCGCCGAGATCAGGCGGGCGGCGGATTCCACGGGGCGGCCCTGGGAGGCGGTCTTTGTGGACGATTGCAGCACGGACCGTAGCCTCAGCATCATCCGGGGGCTGGCCGAGCGGCATGCCGAGGTGCGCTATGTCGCCTTTGCCGAGAACCGGGGGCAGTCCGCCGCGTTCTGCGCCGGGTTCGACGCCGCCGACTCGCAGGTGGTGGTGACCATGGACTCGGACCTGCAGAACGACCCGGCAGACATCCCCAAGATGCTCGCCGCGTTCGGCGACGAGTGCGAAATGGTCATCGGCTGGCGTGCCAAGCGCAAGGACACGCTGGTCAAGCGGCTCTCGTCGAGGATCGCCAACGCCATCCGCGACTGGTTCACTGACGACGGCGTGCACGACACCGGCTGCTCGCTCAAGGTCATGCGCGCCGATCTGCTGCGGCGGCTGCCGCGCTTCAAGAACATGCACCGCTATTTCCCCATCCTCATGAAAATGCAGGGGGCGCGCATCCACGAGGTCAAGGTCAACCACCGCCAGCGCTTCAGCGGCGTGTCCAAGTATGGTACGCTTGATCGCGCCCTGGCCGGGATATACGACCTCATCGGCGTGCAGTGGCTCATCAAGCGCCACATAGACTACGCGGTGAAGGAAAAGAAATAA
- a CDS encoding lipid A biosynthesis domain-containing protein, producing MRLCVVRLRGNALQPLSGRMVLLLAASGLAGLAYGVVQSDPLFVVGQACLLIVYYRMRTPGAAPRGESASPPRAEERE from the coding sequence GTGCGATTGTGCGTTGTGCGCTTGCGCGGCAACGCGTTACAACCCCTGTCAGGGCGCATGGTCCTGCTGCTCGCCGCGTCGGGTCTGGCCGGGCTGGCCTATGGCGTGGTCCAGAGCGATCCTCTGTTTGTGGTCGGGCAGGCGTGCCTTTTGATTGTCTACTACAGGATGCGAACCCCCGGAGCGGCACCAAGGGGCGAAAGCGCAAGCCCGCCAAGGGCTGAAGAGCGAGAATGA